A genome region from Mesorhizobium sp. B2-1-8 includes the following:
- a CDS encoding SDR family oxidoreductase has protein sequence MHIFLTGATGFIGSAIVPELIQAGHQVVGVTRSDAGAEALAAAGAEVYRGTLEDPEGLRDGAAKAEAVIHTAFDHDFSRFAENCEKDRRVIAALGQALAGSDRPLVITSGTGMGAPGHGELAVEDVFNPSHPNPRVASELAGNALLEAGINVSVMRLPQVHDTVKQGLISPLVEIARQKGVSAYVGEGRNRFAAGHLLDVARLYRLAVEKRQPGARYHAVGEEGVEVRAIAEALGRGLNLPVVSIAPEKAAEHFGWMAMFAPMDLPASSALTQARLGWHPTGPTLIADLDAMRY, from the coding sequence ATGCATATCTTTCTTACCGGCGCCACCGGCTTCATCGGTTCGGCGATTGTCCCCGAACTCATCCAGGCCGGCCATCAGGTGGTCGGCGTCACCCGCTCCGATGCCGGCGCCGAAGCGTTGGCCGCCGCGGGCGCGGAGGTGTATCGCGGAACCCTCGAGGATCCCGAGGGGCTGCGCGACGGCGCGGCGAAGGCGGAGGCCGTGATCCACACCGCGTTCGACCATGATTTTTCGCGGTTTGCCGAGAATTGCGAAAAGGACAGGCGCGTGATCGCGGCACTCGGCCAGGCACTCGCCGGCTCCGACCGGCCGCTGGTGATCACGTCGGGCACCGGCATGGGCGCCCCCGGACATGGTGAGTTGGCGGTCGAGGACGTCTTCAATCCCAGCCATCCCAATCCCCGCGTCGCCTCGGAACTCGCCGGAAATGCCCTGCTGGAGGCGGGCATCAACGTGTCGGTGATGCGGCTGCCGCAGGTCCATGACACGGTCAAGCAGGGGCTGATCTCGCCGCTCGTCGAAATCGCGCGCCAGAAAGGCGTCTCGGCCTATGTCGGTGAAGGCCGCAATCGTTTTGCGGCGGGCCATCTCCTCGACGTGGCGCGCCTCTATCGCCTTGCCGTGGAAAAGCGGCAGCCGGGCGCACGCTATCACGCCGTCGGCGAGGAAGGCGTCGAGGTGCGCGCCATCGCCGAGGCGCTTGGCCGGGGCCTGAACCTGCCGGTGGTTTCGATCGCGCCGGAAAAGGCGGCGGAGCATTTCGGCTGGATGGCGATGTTCGCTCCCATGGACCTGCCGGCTTCCAGCGCGCTGACCCAGGCGCGGCTCGGCTGGCATCCGACCGGGCCGACGCTGATCGCCGATCTCGACGCCATGCGGTATTGA
- a CDS encoding RibD family protein — translation MKPQIICHMLASLDGSLHPSRYTASPDGSRAEWSGLYEQIHNDLEGDAWIVGRVTMAEMSKAGAHPPAHGGKVDRPHHFARRDAGSYAVALDASGKLHFAKPDIGGDHVVVLLGRDVADSHLAELAADGVSYIVSQTADIDLAAMLDVLGRELGIRRLLLEGGAGINGSFFAAGLVDELSLLVTPALDARAANQGFVEFGESGLAGKVQLSLKSCEPLAHGLVHLRYAVSPA, via the coding sequence ATGAAGCCGCAAATCATCTGCCATATGCTTGCCTCGCTCGACGGCAGCCTTCATCCGAGCCGCTATACCGCCAGCCCCGATGGCAGCCGGGCCGAGTGGTCGGGTCTCTATGAACAGATCCACAACGACCTCGAAGGCGACGCCTGGATCGTCGGCCGCGTCACCATGGCGGAGATGAGCAAAGCCGGCGCGCACCCGCCGGCGCATGGGGGCAAGGTCGACCGGCCGCATCATTTCGCGCGGCGCGACGCGGGCAGCTATGCCGTGGCGCTCGATGCCTCCGGCAAGCTGCACTTCGCCAAACCCGACATCGGCGGCGACCATGTCGTGGTGCTGCTCGGGCGTGATGTCGCCGACAGCCATCTGGCCGAGCTCGCCGCCGACGGCGTGTCCTATATCGTGTCGCAAACGGCCGACATCGATCTCGCCGCGATGCTCGACGTGCTCGGGCGCGAACTCGGCATCCGCCGCCTGCTGCTCGAAGGCGGCGCCGGCATCAACGGCTCCTTCTTCGCGGCAGGGCTTGTCGATGAACTCAGCCTTCTCGTTACCCCCGCGCTCGATGCGCGGGCGGCAAACCAGGGTTTTGTCGAGTTCGGCGAAAGCGGCCTTGCCGGCAAGGTGCAGCTATCGCTCAAAAGCTGCGAACCCCTGGCGCATGGCCTCGTCCATTTGCGCTACGCCGTCAGCCCTGCATGA
- a CDS encoding type II toxin-antitoxin system HicB family antitoxin, protein MKQYIGLIHKDADSDFGVSFPDFPGVITAGKDLDDARSMAEEALALHIEGLVEDGDAIPEPSSLETVMTDADNRDGVAILVAARTGARKAVRINVTLPDDVLQRIDAFAEAHGYTRSGFLAKAAEKVMALEAA, encoded by the coding sequence ATGAAGCAGTATATCGGACTTATCCACAAGGATGCCGACAGCGACTTCGGCGTGTCTTTCCCTGATTTCCCAGGCGTGATTACCGCCGGCAAGGATCTGGATGACGCCCGGTCCATGGCTGAAGAGGCGCTTGCCCTCCATATCGAAGGGCTGGTCGAGGATGGCGATGCCATTCCGGAGCCTTCCAGTCTGGAGACAGTGATGACAGACGCCGACAATCGTGACGGCGTTGCAATCCTGGTCGCGGCAAGAACCGGGGCCAGGAAGGCGGTGCGTATCAACGTGACGCTGCCGGACGATGTTCTCCAGCGGATCGATGCCTTTGCCGAAGCCCACGGCTATACGCGATCGGGGTTTCTGGCGAAGGCGGCGGAGAAGGTGATGGCGCTTGAAGCGGCCTAG
- a CDS encoding type II toxin-antitoxin system HicA family toxin, which translates to MTSAEIIRLLEADGWFEVARKGSHAQFKHRDKPGRVTVPHPKRDIPIGTLRSIEKQSGLKLR; encoded by the coding sequence ATGACTAGCGCTGAAATCATCCGTCTGTTGGAAGCTGACGGTTGGTTCGAGGTCGCCCGAAAGGGTAGCCATGCGCAATTCAAACACCGCGACAAGCCAGGGCGCGTCACCGTTCCCCATCCAAAGCGCGATATTCCGATAGGCACTTTGCGCAGCATCGAAAAGCAATCTGGACTGAAACTGAGGTGA
- a CDS encoding substrate-binding domain-containing protein — translation MNRREFLMTSVAAGAMMLAARSAFAEDKLTILGSVPSLGFPFFVHMLNEIKAEAQAQGVNLTESDGQNSATKQTADIEAALVQKVNAIVISPLDVNALAPAIEEAVKAGVPVVTIDRRVDGVQGILAHVGADNVKGGEAEAQAVVAAFPNGAKLFHLQGQPGAGPAIDRNKGVHNVLDPLKDKYQIIYEQTANFARAEALTVTEAGLAANGKPDAIICANDDMALGALEACAARNFSDVKIYGFDALPEALVAVRDGKLAGTVEQFPGKQSRTAVQIAVAYAKNKTEPKEKLVLLTPIVIGKDNLDKAERLNETK, via the coding sequence ATGAACAGACGTGAATTCCTGATGACGTCCGTGGCCGCGGGCGCCATGATGTTGGCCGCACGCTCGGCTTTCGCCGAGGACAAACTCACCATTCTCGGCTCGGTGCCCAGTCTCGGCTTTCCGTTCTTCGTGCACATGCTGAACGAGATCAAGGCCGAAGCGCAGGCGCAAGGCGTCAACCTGACCGAGAGCGACGGCCAGAACTCGGCCACCAAGCAGACCGCCGACATCGAGGCGGCGCTGGTGCAGAAGGTCAATGCGATCGTCATCTCGCCGCTCGACGTCAACGCGCTGGCGCCGGCCATCGAGGAAGCGGTCAAGGCCGGCGTTCCCGTGGTGACGATCGACCGCCGCGTCGACGGTGTCCAGGGCATTCTGGCCCATGTCGGCGCCGACAATGTGAAGGGCGGCGAGGCGGAAGCCCAGGCCGTGGTGGCGGCATTCCCCAATGGCGCCAAGCTGTTCCACCTGCAGGGCCAGCCGGGTGCCGGTCCCGCGATCGACCGCAACAAGGGCGTGCACAACGTGCTCGATCCGCTGAAGGACAAGTACCAGATCATCTATGAGCAGACCGCCAACTTCGCCCGCGCCGAGGCGCTGACGGTGACAGAAGCCGGCCTTGCCGCCAACGGCAAGCCGGACGCCATCATCTGCGCCAATGACGACATGGCGCTGGGCGCGCTCGAGGCGTGCGCCGCGCGCAACTTCAGCGACGTCAAGATCTACGGCTTCGATGCGCTGCCGGAAGCGCTGGTCGCCGTGCGCGACGGCAAGCTCGCCGGCACGGTCGAACAGTTCCCCGGCAAGCAGTCGCGCACCGCCGTGCAGATCGCGGTCGCCTACGCCAAGAACAAGACCGAGCCGAAGGAGAAGCTGGTGCTGCTGACGCCCATCGTCATCGGCAAGGACAATCTCGACAAGGCCGAGAGGCTGAACGAGACGAAGTAG
- a CDS encoding sugar ABC transporter ATP-binding protein, with amino-acid sequence MDEPTSALTETEVQRLLSIMDRLRKDHVAIMFVTHRLEEASAICDRMTVLRDGRLAGHLDRQGGPIKLPAIIEKMVGRAASELYARPAQRAVAGDVVLSVRGLRTVRDPEAPHAIVLDGVDIDLKAGEILGVAGLVGSGRTELARAIFGADRIAAGTITLDGKPIAPVSPADAIALGIGLVPEDRKHQAIFAALGILPNFSVASLGRFSNGFGFMAERRERDALSGFRKMLSIRMASAEQAIEGLSGGNQQKVILARWLARDPKVLIVDEPTRGVDVGAKAEVHQILVQLAARGIAVMMISSELPEVLAVSDRIVTMRKGRITGQMPGVEANEEKLMELMALDRQDTPGQDAPGQDAEGQAR; translated from the coding sequence ATGGACGAGCCGACCTCGGCACTGACCGAGACCGAGGTGCAGCGGCTGCTGTCGATCATGGACCGGCTGCGCAAGGACCATGTCGCGATCATGTTCGTCACCCACCGGCTGGAGGAGGCATCCGCCATCTGCGACCGCATGACGGTGCTGCGCGACGGCAGGCTGGCGGGGCATCTCGACCGTCAGGGCGGACCGATCAAGCTGCCCGCCATCATCGAAAAGATGGTCGGGCGCGCCGCCTCCGAACTTTACGCACGGCCCGCTCAACGCGCGGTGGCCGGCGATGTCGTGCTTTCCGTGCGCGGCTTGCGCACCGTGCGCGACCCCGAGGCGCCGCATGCCATCGTGCTGGACGGTGTCGACATAGATCTCAAGGCCGGCGAGATCCTCGGCGTCGCCGGGCTTGTCGGCTCGGGCCGCACGGAACTGGCGCGTGCCATTTTCGGCGCCGACCGCATCGCGGCGGGAACGATCACGCTTGATGGCAAACCAATAGCGCCTGTTTCGCCGGCCGACGCCATCGCGCTCGGCATCGGCCTGGTGCCGGAGGACCGCAAGCACCAGGCGATTTTTGCCGCGCTCGGTATCCTGCCGAATTTCTCCGTCGCCTCGCTCGGGCGCTTCAGCAACGGCTTCGGTTTCATGGCCGAGCGGCGCGAGCGCGACGCGCTGTCGGGGTTCAGGAAGATGCTGTCGATCCGCATGGCGTCGGCCGAACAGGCGATCGAGGGCCTGTCGGGCGGCAACCAGCAGAAGGTGATCCTGGCGCGCTGGCTGGCGCGCGACCCGAAAGTGCTGATCGTCGACGAGCCGACCCGCGGCGTCGATGTCGGCGCCAAGGCGGAAGTGCACCAGATCCTGGTGCAACTGGCGGCGCGCGGCATCGCGGTGATGATGATTTCGTCCGAGCTGCCCGAGGTGCTGGCGGTGTCGGACCGCATCGTCACCATGCGCAAGGGGCGCATCACCGGGCAGATGCCGGGCGTCGAGGCAAACGAGGAAAAGCTGATGGAATTGATGGCGCTCGACAGGCAGGATACGCCGGGACAGGACGCGCCGGGACAGGACGCGGAGGGGCAGGCACGATGA
- a CDS encoding ABC transporter permease: MSIAEEQNQRGGVTIARLLMSFGPLLFLAALVVVFTVLKPSFIDPINLFNITRQISITGLIALGMTFVILTAGIDLSVGSLLAFCGMVAAVVAKGGTANTLSLSTSGTQGFGWFAALLAAVVVGALAGGVQGFAITRLKVPPFVVTLGGLTVFRGLTLTISNGGPISGFDASMRWFGTGLIGPVPVPALIFAIAAILCHIVLRYTRYGRAVYAVGGNAEAARLSGLRVDRILVSVYVIVGFFAGLAAFVLSARLNSSEAVAGIGYELTVISAVVIGGTSLFGGIGSVGGTVVGAALIGVLQNGLQFNNVSSYTQSIVIGLILILAVAFDRWLKSRVRR; the protein is encoded by the coding sequence ATGAGCATCGCCGAGGAACAGAACCAGCGCGGCGGCGTGACGATCGCGCGGCTTTTGATGAGCTTCGGGCCGCTGCTGTTCCTGGCGGCGCTGGTCGTCGTCTTCACCGTGCTGAAGCCGAGCTTCATCGACCCGATCAACCTGTTCAACATCACGCGCCAGATCTCGATCACCGGGCTGATCGCGCTCGGCATGACCTTCGTCATCCTCACCGCCGGCATCGACCTGTCGGTCGGCTCGCTGCTCGCCTTCTGCGGCATGGTGGCGGCCGTTGTCGCCAAGGGCGGCACCGCCAATACGCTCTCGCTGTCGACCTCAGGCACGCAGGGTTTTGGCTGGTTCGCCGCGCTGCTGGCCGCCGTCGTGGTCGGTGCGCTCGCCGGCGGCGTGCAGGGGTTCGCCATCACAAGGCTGAAAGTGCCGCCCTTCGTCGTCACGCTGGGCGGGCTGACGGTATTCCGCGGGCTGACGCTGACCATCTCCAATGGCGGGCCGATCTCGGGCTTCGACGCCTCGATGCGCTGGTTCGGCACCGGGCTGATCGGCCCGGTGCCGGTGCCGGCGCTGATCTTCGCCATCGCCGCCATCCTGTGCCACATCGTGCTGCGCTACACCCGCTACGGCCGCGCCGTCTACGCCGTCGGCGGCAATGCGGAGGCCGCGCGGCTATCGGGCCTGCGCGTCGACCGTATCCTGGTCTCCGTCTATGTCATCGTCGGCTTCTTCGCCGGGCTTGCCGCCTTCGTGCTGTCGGCGCGGCTGAATTCCTCCGAAGCGGTCGCCGGCATCGGCTATGAACTGACGGTGATCTCGGCCGTCGTCATCGGCGGCACCTCGCTGTTCGGCGGCATAGGCTCGGTCGGCGGCACGGTGGTGGGCGCGGCCCTGATCGGCGTGCTGCAGAACGGGCTGCAGTTCAACAACGTCTCGTCCTACACACAAAGCATCGTCATCGGGCTGATACTGATCCTGGCGGTGGCGTTCGACCGCTGGCTGAAATCACGGGTGAGGCGGTGA
- a CDS encoding XRE family transcriptional regulator: MVKTQLSIRVGAAIRQARKQRGLVMRHIAEHNDTDVAAVGNWETGRNLPKTENLLKTAAFLRVDPVALGKGEVVFLDDAGPVADAEIVTDAGPLPAGAMDIPVLGAAVGGDDGDFTFNGEPAGYVQRPPGVRNLPKVFALHVLSDSMVPRYEPGDMIYCGGRDAVPGDHVVIETFPEENEKNGKAFIKKLVRRTAGELVVEQYNPPKTLTFNRYAIKQVWRVIPLKELLGY; encoded by the coding sequence ATGGTGAAAACGCAACTGTCGATCAGGGTCGGGGCCGCGATCCGCCAGGCCCGCAAGCAGCGCGGCCTGGTCATGCGCCACATCGCCGAGCACAACGACACCGACGTCGCGGCCGTCGGCAACTGGGAAACCGGGCGCAACCTGCCCAAGACCGAGAACCTGTTGAAGACCGCTGCCTTCCTGCGCGTCGACCCCGTGGCGCTCGGCAAGGGCGAGGTCGTCTTCCTCGACGATGCCGGCCCGGTGGCGGACGCCGAGATCGTCACCGATGCCGGCCCGCTGCCGGCCGGCGCGATGGATATTCCGGTGCTCGGCGCCGCCGTCGGCGGTGACGACGGCGACTTCACCTTCAACGGCGAGCCGGCAGGGTACGTGCAGCGTCCGCCGGGCGTCCGCAACCTGCCGAAAGTGTTCGCGCTGCATGTGCTCTCGGATTCCATGGTGCCGCGGTATGAACCCGGCGACATGATCTATTGTGGCGGCCGCGACGCTGTGCCGGGCGACCACGTGGTGATCGAGACCTTTCCGGAAGAGAACGAGAAGAACGGCAAGGCCTTCATCAAGAAGCTGGTCCGGCGCACCGCGGGCGAGTTGGTGGTCGAGCAGTACAATCCGCCCAAGACGCTGACCTTCAACCGCTACGCCATCAAGCAGGTCTGGCGCGTCATCCCGCTGAAGGAACTGCTGGGATATTAG